The proteins below are encoded in one region of Shewanella algae:
- a CDS encoding carbon-nitrogen hydrolase family protein, translated as MQVSLLQCQSCREPEQNLQFIVSQLETLPRQDNEPQLVVLPECSLLFGGHESMQLAWAGEPGQSPLKRQLAELATQFQVFLLAGSIPVASGDGRVYSRCYLFNDQGQVLGDYDKLHLFDAEVTDGTGQYRESDTFCPGERISVVDTPFGRIGLAICYDLRFPDLFRALRLQGAEIIALPSAFTKVTGEAHWEVLLRARAIETQCFILAAAQWGQHNQGSRETWGQSMIVDPWGRILAQKAEGTGWVQARLDKAELARVRSAMPVETHNRFLPPQLGDGKRN; from the coding sequence ATGCAAGTCAGTCTGCTACAGTGTCAGAGTTGCCGCGAGCCGGAACAGAACCTGCAATTTATCGTCTCGCAGCTTGAGACTCTTCCCCGCCAAGATAATGAACCCCAACTCGTGGTGCTGCCCGAGTGCAGCCTGCTGTTCGGCGGCCATGAGAGCATGCAGTTGGCCTGGGCCGGTGAGCCTGGGCAAAGCCCGCTCAAACGGCAACTGGCCGAACTTGCCACCCAATTTCAGGTATTCCTGCTGGCCGGCTCTATTCCGGTAGCCAGTGGCGATGGGCGGGTTTACAGCCGCTGTTATCTGTTTAATGATCAGGGGCAGGTACTCGGCGACTACGACAAACTGCATCTGTTTGACGCGGAAGTGACCGACGGTACAGGCCAATACCGCGAGAGCGATACCTTTTGCCCGGGTGAGCGGATAAGCGTGGTGGATACCCCTTTTGGCCGCATCGGCCTGGCTATCTGTTATGATCTGCGTTTCCCGGATCTGTTTCGGGCGCTGCGTCTGCAAGGTGCCGAGATCATCGCCTTGCCCTCGGCCTTTACCAAGGTGACAGGCGAGGCGCACTGGGAAGTGCTGCTCAGAGCCAGGGCGATAGAAACCCAGTGTTTTATACTGGCGGCGGCGCAATGGGGCCAGCATAATCAAGGAAGCCGCGAGACCTGGGGCCAGAGCATGATAGTCGACCCTTGGGGACGCATTCTGGCGCAGAAGGCCGAAGGCACAGGCTGGGTGCAGGCGCGTTTGGACAAGGCCGAGTTAGCGCGGGTGCGCAGCGCCATGCCCGTAGAGACACACAATAGATTTTTGCCGCCGCAACTGGGCGACGGCAAGCGGAACTAA
- a CDS encoding YhdP family protein — MRLSFCPRTFGRYCWRTLAVTLVLFALMVSLIRGLLPQLDEAKQQLADYVEREYGVEVKIGNLSARWQAFGPALTVEDLVLPPQERLPVTLMVDKVDVKLDFWQSLMTASPQVEDVIFDGVQLALDLDHLGQKSTGAAEAVSKPAPATNIDWLYALLLEQLDRFSIRDASVQLLSSSHDYRPIHLRDLSWRNSGKLHQGRGALYLDEQATATEQLTLRLDLKGDGYKPGSIKGQAYLQAQSLDLGKWASRQPNPYNPQAKLPLEGVVNLEAWVGFANRGLESGVIKLLPSWLRWSLRDEPQKFAIDGGVIAWQPIADGWRLDSSELKLATNDKPWPKLEFHAMETAGVLYGKLNELQLDSLLPLLPLIPGMPLEGLYSWQQLKPQGKLGPLAIYRPKDGELQAKVALERVSWQPAESIPGSTPIDLSLGWRNNFLSAVLPSQDYKLDFGDGFKAPLSFRADAFELGFSLDSQALMVPALHLGNDDISLDASMRLLLADKPHLALSSRVKLLNAANAGRYFPRHAMGESLAAYLEGAIKAGRSDDATVVWHGELAGFPYQDHSGVFQAGFNLTHAEYAFQPDWPAVTDLSLKALFENARMDLWVNKGKLLNVAADGAHVYIPKMDHRNLLRVEAQLATQGKDATEVLQRSPLKDSVGITLDVVQVQGPVSGKLDLSIPLYEGEEEQILGEVQFAGVPVYIREPGVLLDKVSGKVSFHNEVVKGEGLSASLFGQPLQFGFDTGKVNQNMGLNARLKGQWNLANLPSELDNPLSDFYQGALDWQGNLKLIFDEIGYRIQANVNANLKQTELLLPPPYQKASGQALTLKAELLGDNKTSSLGVRLGDKAEFWGGFDADSGKGLKHYDLLLGRLYRSGDQLQKQDGHLRLALDEVDFAQWQPLINAFIGGGNHDKKAATESQTAVQAVTQAKTQAETQTESTADTTSIAADKAFFPPLKGIEARVKQLELLGQRFTELQLSARPGEHAWQIEGLSPEFSGRVEIYPDWYSQGLKLVASRLYLNPIAAAAAEPDSKAQSEPEPETRLPQGSDLPQGSDLPPLAVEVDDFRYQDMALGRLLLQANPSATGYQIQTLALSSDDASLQGKGEWLSRDGNNRTQVELNLKGDKFDLLATRLGLDPGVKDSPLEVRAELNWLGAPLAFNLESLSGKVRFDLGKGHIEQLSDKGARIFSLFSLDSLLRKLSLDFTDVFGKGLYYNSFGGDLTLENGVLKTTNTEMDAIAGNMKVRGYTDLVTESLNYDIRFVPQLASSVPTVVLLSTSAWTMGLGAFALTKVLEPVIEIISEIRFRLTGTMSEPKLEELERKSKEIEIPESVLPRQPKSAPGKGQTQVQDDEPAATDAGQGDQAKDNKAKVLNSDQERAVEEGGAETEKPLPQADKVTPLPLKSPSEPKTEVPVKQEVEHASQSATVSELPRAGTEPAIYRLAA; from the coding sequence GTGCGGCTGTCTTTTTGCCCTCGAACCTTCGGCCGCTATTGCTGGCGCACCCTGGCCGTGACCTTGGTACTGTTCGCCTTGATGGTGAGTCTCATCCGCGGGCTGTTGCCGCAACTGGATGAAGCCAAGCAGCAACTGGCCGACTATGTTGAGCGCGAATATGGCGTCGAGGTCAAGATAGGCAATCTGTCGGCCCGTTGGCAGGCTTTCGGCCCGGCGCTGACGGTTGAGGACTTGGTGTTACCGCCGCAGGAGCGTTTGCCGGTGACACTCATGGTCGACAAGGTCGATGTCAAACTGGATTTCTGGCAGAGCCTGATGACCGCCAGCCCGCAAGTGGAAGACGTGATCTTCGACGGGGTGCAATTGGCGCTGGATCTGGACCATCTGGGGCAGAAATCGACCGGCGCTGCCGAGGCAGTGAGCAAGCCAGCTCCTGCCACCAATATCGACTGGCTCTATGCCTTGCTGCTGGAGCAGTTGGACCGTTTCTCTATCCGCGATGCCAGTGTGCAGCTGTTGTCCAGCAGCCATGATTATCGCCCCATTCATCTACGAGACCTCAGTTGGCGCAATAGTGGCAAGTTGCACCAGGGCCGCGGCGCTCTCTACCTGGATGAACAGGCAACGGCGACCGAACAACTCACTCTCAGGCTGGATCTCAAGGGCGATGGCTACAAGCCGGGCAGCATCAAGGGCCAGGCCTATCTGCAGGCGCAGTCGCTGGATCTCGGCAAGTGGGCCTCGCGCCAACCCAACCCTTATAACCCACAGGCCAAGTTGCCGCTGGAGGGTGTGGTCAACCTGGAGGCCTGGGTAGGCTTTGCCAACCGCGGCCTGGAATCCGGGGTGATCAAGCTGTTGCCCAGCTGGCTGCGCTGGTCACTCAGAGATGAGCCGCAGAAATTTGCCATAGATGGCGGTGTGATTGCCTGGCAGCCCATAGCCGACGGCTGGCGCCTGGACAGCAGTGAGCTCAAACTGGCAACCAATGACAAGCCTTGGCCCAAGCTGGAGTTCCATGCCATGGAAACCGCCGGGGTGCTTTACGGTAAACTGAATGAACTGCAACTCGATAGCCTGTTGCCGCTGTTGCCGCTTATTCCCGGCATGCCTTTGGAAGGCCTTTATAGCTGGCAGCAACTCAAGCCTCAGGGCAAGCTCGGGCCTCTGGCTATCTATCGCCCCAAGGACGGTGAACTGCAGGCCAAAGTGGCGCTGGAGCGGGTTAGCTGGCAGCCAGCCGAGTCCATTCCCGGCAGCACGCCAATCGATCTCTCCCTGGGATGGCGGAACAACTTTCTCAGTGCAGTCTTGCCTAGCCAGGATTATAAACTGGACTTTGGCGATGGTTTCAAGGCGCCGCTCAGTTTTCGCGCCGATGCCTTTGAGCTGGGCTTCTCGCTCGACAGTCAGGCGCTGATGGTGCCGGCATTGCATCTGGGCAATGACGACATCAGCCTGGACGCCTCTATGCGTTTGCTGCTGGCCGACAAGCCACACCTGGCGCTGTCTTCCCGGGTCAAACTGCTCAACGCCGCCAATGCCGGGCGTTATTTCCCGCGCCATGCCATGGGCGAGTCGCTGGCCGCTTATCTGGAAGGCGCCATCAAGGCCGGTCGCAGCGATGATGCCACCGTGGTCTGGCACGGTGAGTTGGCCGGATTTCCCTATCAGGATCATTCCGGGGTATTTCAGGCTGGTTTCAATCTGACCCATGCCGAATATGCCTTCCAGCCGGATTGGCCGGCGGTGACAGATTTAAGTCTCAAGGCGCTGTTTGAAAATGCCCGGATGGATCTCTGGGTCAACAAGGGCAAACTGTTGAATGTGGCCGCCGATGGCGCCCATGTCTATATCCCCAAGATGGATCACCGGAATCTGCTGCGGGTCGAGGCGCAACTGGCGACTCAAGGCAAGGATGCTACTGAGGTGTTGCAGCGCTCGCCGCTTAAAGACAGTGTCGGTATCACCCTGGATGTAGTGCAGGTTCAGGGGCCTGTCAGTGGCAAGCTGGATCTCAGTATTCCGCTCTATGAAGGCGAAGAGGAGCAGATCCTGGGCGAAGTCCAGTTTGCCGGGGTGCCGGTTTATATCCGTGAGCCCGGGGTGCTGCTCGATAAGGTCAGCGGCAAGGTGAGTTTTCATAACGAGGTGGTCAAGGGCGAAGGCTTGAGTGCCAGCCTGTTCGGCCAGCCGTTGCAGTTTGGTTTTGATACCGGCAAGGTCAACCAGAATATGGGGCTCAATGCCAGGCTCAAGGGCCAGTGGAACCTCGCCAACTTACCGTCCGAGCTGGACAATCCTTTAAGCGATTTTTATCAGGGCGCGTTGGATTGGCAGGGGAATCTTAAGCTGATCTTTGATGAGATAGGCTATCGAATTCAAGCCAATGTTAATGCCAATCTCAAGCAGACAGAGTTGCTGTTGCCGCCGCCTTATCAAAAGGCATCTGGGCAGGCGCTGACGCTCAAGGCCGAGCTGCTCGGTGACAACAAGACCAGCTCCCTGGGCGTGCGTCTGGGGGATAAGGCCGAATTCTGGGGTGGCTTTGACGCCGATTCAGGTAAGGGCCTGAAACACTATGACCTGCTGCTGGGGCGCCTCTATCGCAGCGGCGATCAGTTGCAAAAACAGGATGGTCACTTACGGCTGGCCCTGGATGAGGTGGATTTTGCCCAGTGGCAGCCGCTGATCAACGCCTTTATCGGCGGTGGCAATCATGACAAAAAGGCAGCTACCGAGAGCCAAACAGCAGTTCAAGCCGTGACTCAAGCTAAGACCCAGGCAGAGACTCAAACCGAGAGCACGGCCGACACCACAAGCATTGCAGCCGACAAGGCCTTCTTCCCTCCGCTCAAGGGGATAGAGGCCAGAGTGAAACAGCTTGAGCTACTGGGGCAGCGCTTTACCGAGTTGCAACTCAGTGCCCGCCCCGGAGAGCATGCCTGGCAGATAGAGGGACTGTCGCCGGAGTTTTCCGGTCGGGTAGAGATCTACCCGGATTGGTACAGCCAGGGATTGAAGCTGGTGGCATCGCGCCTGTATCTAAATCCGATAGCGGCAGCAGCGGCTGAGCCCGATTCCAAAGCGCAATCCGAGCCCGAGCCTGAAACCCGTCTGCCTCAGGGCAGTGACCTGCCTCAGGGCAGTGACCTGCCGCCGCTGGCGGTGGAGGTGGATGATTTCCGCTATCAGGATATGGCGCTGGGGCGTTTGTTGTTGCAAGCCAACCCGTCGGCGACGGGCTATCAGATCCAGACCTTGGCGCTCAGCAGCGATGATGCCAGTTTGCAGGGCAAGGGTGAATGGCTGAGCCGTGACGGTAACAACCGGACCCAGGTTGAACTCAATCTCAAGGGAGATAAATTTGATCTGTTGGCTACTCGCTTGGGACTGGATCCCGGCGTGAAAGACTCGCCGCTGGAGGTCAGGGCCGAGCTCAACTGGCTGGGTGCACCGCTGGCGTTTAATCTGGAGAGCCTCAGCGGTAAAGTTCGTTTCGATCTCGGCAAGGGGCATATCGAACAGCTCAGTGACAAGGGGGCGCGGATCTTCTCCCTGTTCAGTCTGGACTCGCTTTTACGCAAGTTGTCACTGGACTTTACCGATGTGTTTGGCAAGGGCCTGTATTACAACTCCTTTGGCGGCGATCTGACCCTGGAGAACGGGGTGCTCAAGACCACCAATACCGAGATGGACGCCATTGCCGGTAACATGAAGGTGCGCGGCTATACCGATCTGGTTACCGAGAGCCTCAACTATGATATTCGCTTTGTGCCGCAACTGGCCTCCAGCGTGCCGACTGTTGTGCTGCTCAGTACCAGCGCCTGGACCATGGGCCTGGGGGCTTTTGCCCTGACCAAGGTGCTGGAACCCGTGATTGAGATTATTTCAGAGATACGTTTCCGCTTGACCGGCACCATGTCAGAGCCCAAGCTGGAAGAGTTGGAGCGAAAGAGCAAAGAGATAGAGATCCCTGAGTCTGTACTGCCACGGCAACCCAAGTCGGCGCCTGGGAAAGGACAGACTCAAGTGCAGGACGATGAGCCTGCGGCCACGGATGCAGGCCAAGGCGATCAAGCCAAGGACAACAAAGCCAAAGTGCTTAACAGCGACCAAGAGAGGGCTGTTGAAGAGGGTGGCGCTGAGACCGAAAAACCTTTGCCTCAAGCCGATAAAGTCACGCCGCTGCCGCTCAAATCGCCGAGTGAACCCAAGACAGAAGTGCCAGTGAAACAGGAAGTCGAACATGCAAGTCAGTCTGCTACAGTGTCAGAGTTGCCGCGAGCCGGAACAGAACCTGCAATTTATCGTCTCGCAGCTTGA
- the rng gene encoding ribonuclease G yields the protein MGSELLINVTPTEARVALVEHGVLQEVHIERRMKRGLVGNIYKGKISRVLPGMQAAFVDIGLEKAAFLHASDIVPHTECVADVEKGNFVVRDIAELVRQGQDIMVQVVKDPLGTKGARLTTDITLPSRYLVFMPGSSHVGVSQRIDSEEERARLKKITLPFVDDDGGFIIRTAAEGIGEDELAQDAAFLRRVWAKVSERRKRPKATLLYQDLALPVRIVRDFVGAELDRIQVDSGHTFEELLHFAQEFMPEIADKIEHYSGPAPIFDLYDVENEIQRALERKVELKSGGYLIIDQTEAMTTVDINTGAFVGHRNLEETIFNTNLEATQAIARQLRLRNLGGIIIIDFIDMLQDEHKQRVLNSLATALANDRVKTNISGFSGLGLVEMTRKRTRESLEHVLCGECPACRGTGSMKTVDTVSFEIFREIIRLNRTYDADEFLIYCAPAVHACLSDDENHLVAELEVYIGKRIRIHCEPMYVQSKYDVVMV from the coding sequence ATGGGGTCAGAACTGCTGATCAATGTGACGCCCACGGAAGCGCGAGTCGCATTGGTAGAACACGGTGTCCTGCAGGAAGTGCATATCGAGCGGCGTATGAAGCGCGGCCTGGTGGGCAATATCTACAAGGGCAAGATCAGTCGGGTTTTGCCTGGGATGCAGGCGGCATTCGTCGATATCGGCCTGGAAAAGGCGGCCTTTCTGCATGCCTCGGACATAGTGCCGCACACAGAGTGTGTTGCCGATGTGGAAAAGGGCAACTTCGTGGTGCGTGATATTGCCGAGCTGGTACGTCAGGGCCAGGACATCATGGTGCAGGTGGTCAAAGACCCCCTTGGCACCAAAGGCGCGCGGCTGACCACAGACATTACCCTGCCTTCCCGTTACCTGGTGTTTATGCCGGGCTCAAGCCATGTGGGCGTTTCTCAGCGAATAGACTCCGAAGAGGAGCGGGCGCGGCTGAAGAAGATTACCCTGCCTTTTGTCGACGATGACGGCGGCTTTATTATTCGCACCGCGGCCGAAGGCATAGGTGAGGATGAACTGGCGCAGGATGCTGCTTTCCTGCGGCGGGTGTGGGCCAAGGTCAGCGAACGGCGCAAAAGGCCCAAGGCCACGCTGTTGTATCAGGACTTGGCCTTGCCGGTGCGAATTGTCAGGGACTTTGTCGGTGCCGAGCTCGATCGCATTCAGGTGGACTCGGGCCACACCTTCGAGGAGCTGCTGCATTTCGCCCAGGAGTTCATGCCGGAAATTGCCGATAAGATAGAACACTACAGTGGCCCGGCGCCGATTTTCGATCTCTACGATGTGGAGAATGAGATTCAGCGGGCGCTGGAGCGTAAGGTGGAACTCAAATCCGGCGGCTATTTGATCATCGACCAGACAGAAGCCATGACCACTGTGGACATTAACACAGGAGCCTTTGTCGGCCACCGTAACCTCGAAGAAACCATATTCAACACCAATCTGGAAGCGACCCAGGCGATTGCCCGTCAGCTGCGGCTGCGTAATCTGGGCGGCATCATCATTATCGATTTTATCGATATGCTGCAGGATGAGCATAAACAAAGGGTGCTCAACAGCCTGGCCACGGCACTGGCCAATGACAGGGTCAAGACCAATATCTCAGGTTTCTCCGGCCTCGGCCTGGTGGAAATGACCCGCAAGCGCACCCGCGAGAGCCTGGAGCATGTGCTTTGTGGCGAGTGTCCTGCCTGCCGTGGTACCGGCTCGATGAAAACAGTGGATACCGTTTCCTTTGAGATCTTCCGCGAGATCATCCGCCTCAACCGCACCTATGATGCCGATGAATTCCTGATTTACTGTGCCCCTGCGGTACACGCCTGCCTGTCCGATGACGAGAACCACCTGGTGGCCGAGCTCGAAGTCTATATCGGCAAGCGTATTCGCATTCACTGCGAGCCCATGTATGTGCAGAGTAAATATGATGTGGTGATGGTCTAG
- a CDS encoding Maf family protein, with amino-acid sequence MPLILASASPRRRELLAQLALGNPNFGFEILPADIDESHQAGETPEQFVSRLAEEKAAAGLALWRGNPEHQEGSDTLVLGSDTIVVLGDRILGKPVDKADACAMLKSLSGRSHQVMTAVALTDGKRTEAALVVTQVYFCDLSDADIQAYVASGEPMDKAGAYGIQGLGGSFVAKIEGSYSAVVGLPMAETRSLLHKAGCL; translated from the coding sequence ATGCCGCTGATTTTGGCCTCAGCCTCCCCCAGACGCCGCGAGCTTTTGGCACAGCTGGCGCTGGGAAATCCGAACTTTGGTTTTGAGATCCTGCCCGCCGATATCGACGAGAGTCATCAAGCCGGGGAAACCCCGGAGCAGTTTGTCAGCCGCTTGGCCGAAGAGAAGGCGGCTGCAGGTTTAGCCCTGTGGCGCGGGAACCCTGAACATCAGGAAGGGTCTGATACTCTAGTGCTGGGCTCAGATACTATAGTGGTATTGGGCGACAGAATTTTGGGTAAACCCGTGGACAAGGCCGATGCCTGCGCCATGCTCAAGAGCCTGAGTGGCCGCAGTCATCAGGTGATGACCGCCGTGGCCTTGACCGATGGCAAGCGCACAGAGGCGGCTCTGGTGGTCACCCAGGTGTACTTCTGCGACTTGAGTGATGCCGATATTCAGGCCTATGTTGCCTCGGGCGAGCCCATGGACAAGGCGGGAGCCTATGGCATTCAAGGGCTGGGTGGCAGCTTTGTCGCCAAGATTGAAGGCAGTTATTCGGCGGTAGTGGGCCTGCCCATGGCTGAAACCCGGTCGCTGTTGCACAAGGCCGGTTGTTTGTAA
- the mreD gene encoding rod shape-determining protein MreD, with protein sequence MSLENANGRLAVWLTLLLGMLLQIMPVPEMFSAWRPDWLVLVMIYWAVALPHRYNILTAWVLGVLLDILLGATLGIRALAISLVIYVVVLHFQKLRNFPMWQQSLVIASLICFYHLIIFWAQFVVSGAHFTMELFLPSLSSLVIWPWVFWILRRIRRHYKVR encoded by the coding sequence ATGAGTCTGGAAAATGCCAATGGCCGTTTGGCGGTATGGCTGACCCTGCTGCTGGGTATGCTGCTGCAGATCATGCCGGTACCGGAAATGTTCAGCGCTTGGCGCCCCGATTGGTTGGTGCTGGTGATGATCTATTGGGCCGTGGCACTGCCCCACAGATACAATATTCTCACCGCCTGGGTGTTGGGGGTGCTGCTGGACATTCTATTGGGGGCTACCCTGGGGATCCGCGCACTGGCCATTTCCCTGGTGATCTATGTGGTGGTACTGCACTTTCAGAAACTGCGTAACTTCCCCATGTGGCAGCAGTCTTTGGTTATCGCCAGCCTGATCTGCTTCTATCATCTGATTATTTTCTGGGCCCAGTTTGTGGTATCAGGGGCGCATTTCACCATGGAGCTATTCCTGCCTTCCCTGTCCAGCCTGGTCATTTGGCCCTGGGTCTTCTGGATACTGCGCCGCATCAGGCGCCACTACAAGGTACGTTAA
- the mreC gene encoding rod shape-determining protein MreC — protein MKPIFVRGISNQFRLTLAVVMSVILLVANDRLEPARQSLASLLSPLQYLVNVPGELLDWSAQSLATRDMLEQQNKELLRQQLLMSERLQRFEHLRQENQRLRELLGSPVHMDSRKMVAEVMEVASDPFHHYVVINHGSRNGVFVGQPVVDAQGVVGQVVQVSELTARVLLLSDPKHGLPVRITRNDVRLIANGIGELDEIELRHVAKSTDIKVGDLLVTSGLGNRFPEGYPVARVISVSRDDGQSYLKVTAQPLAALDRIRYLLLIWPEDHPGAKPESQEPAATDANSGAES, from the coding sequence ATGAAGCCTATTTTTGTTCGCGGTATTTCAAATCAGTTCAGGTTGACACTGGCAGTGGTCATGTCGGTGATCCTGCTGGTTGCCAATGATCGTCTCGAACCTGCGAGACAGTCGCTGGCATCCTTACTGAGCCCTCTACAGTACCTGGTCAATGTGCCCGGTGAGCTGCTGGATTGGTCTGCCCAGAGTCTGGCGACCCGTGACATGCTGGAGCAGCAAAACAAAGAACTCTTGCGCCAGCAACTGCTGATGAGTGAAAGACTGCAGCGTTTTGAACACCTGCGCCAGGAAAACCAACGCTTGCGTGAACTGCTGGGCTCGCCGGTGCATATGGACTCGCGCAAGATGGTGGCCGAGGTGATGGAAGTGGCCAGCGACCCCTTCCATCATTATGTGGTGATCAACCACGGCAGCCGCAACGGCGTGTTTGTCGGTCAGCCGGTGGTGGATGCCCAGGGGGTTGTCGGCCAAGTGGTACAAGTCAGCGAACTCACCGCCAGGGTGTTGCTGCTCTCCGACCCCAAACACGGCTTGCCGGTGCGTATTACCCGCAACGATGTGCGCCTGATAGCCAACGGCATAGGCGAGCTCGATGAGATAGAACTCAGACACGTGGCCAAGAGTACCGACATCAAGGTCGGCGATTTGCTGGTGACTTCCGGGCTGGGCAACCGCTTCCCGGAAGGTTATCCGGTGGCACGGGTGATTTCGGTTTCCCGGGACGATGGCCAGAGTTACCTCAAGGTCACGGCGCAGCCGCTGGCGGCGCTGGACCGAATCCGTTATCTGCTGCTTATCTGGCCTGAAGACCATCCCGGCGCCAAGCCTGAGTCACAAGAGCCGGCTGCAACCGACGCCAACAGTGGAGCCGAATCATGA
- a CDS encoding rod shape-determining protein, whose protein sequence is MFKKLRGIFSNDLSIDLGTANTLIYVREEGIVLNEPSVVAIRGERSSSGQKSVAAVGTEAKQMLGRTPGNIQAIRPMKDGVIADFYVTEKMLQHFIKQVHNNSFFRPSPRVLVCVPVGATQVERRAIKESAMGAGAREVYLIEEPMAAAIGAGLPVSEATGSMVVDIGGGTTEVAIISLNGVVYSSSVRIGGDKFDDAIINYVRRNYGSLIGEATAERIKHTIGTAYPGDEVLEIEVRGRNLAEGVPRSFTLNSNEILEALQEPLSGIVSAVMVALEQSPPELASDISERGMVLTGGGALLRDLDRLLMQETGIPVMVAEDPLTCVARGGGKALEMIDMHGGDLFSEEN, encoded by the coding sequence ATGTTCAAGAAGCTGCGTGGCATTTTTTCTAACGATCTGTCGATCGATTTGGGTACAGCTAACACTCTCATTTATGTTCGTGAAGAAGGCATTGTATTGAATGAGCCTTCCGTGGTCGCCATCCGTGGCGAACGAAGCAGCTCTGGACAGAAATCCGTGGCCGCAGTCGGTACTGAGGCGAAGCAGATGCTGGGACGTACCCCCGGCAATATTCAGGCCATCCGCCCAATGAAAGATGGGGTTATCGCCGACTTCTACGTGACCGAGAAGATGCTGCAGCACTTTATCAAGCAAGTGCACAACAACAGCTTTTTCCGCCCAAGCCCTCGGGTACTCGTGTGTGTGCCTGTAGGTGCCACTCAGGTTGAACGCCGCGCGATCAAGGAGTCAGCGATGGGCGCCGGCGCCCGTGAGGTTTACCTGATTGAAGAGCCAATGGCAGCCGCCATAGGGGCCGGACTGCCGGTTTCCGAAGCCACAGGCTCCATGGTGGTGGATATCGGTGGTGGTACCACTGAAGTGGCCATCATCTCGCTCAACGGCGTGGTTTACTCCTCTTCCGTGCGTATCGGTGGTGACAAGTTTGACGATGCCATCATCAACTATGTGCGCCGCAACTACGGCAGCCTGATTGGTGAAGCCACAGCCGAACGCATCAAGCACACAATCGGCACGGCTTATCCAGGCGATGAAGTACTGGAGATTGAAGTGCGCGGCCGTAATCTGGCCGAAGGGGTACCGAGAAGCTTTACCCTGAACAGCAATGAGATACTCGAAGCGCTGCAAGAGCCGCTGTCGGGCATTGTCAGTGCCGTGATGGTAGCTCTGGAGCAGTCGCCTCCAGAGTTGGCGTCCGACATCTCTGAGCGCGGTATGGTGCTCACAGGTGGTGGTGCCTTGCTGCGGGATCTGGACCGTCTGCTGATGCAGGAAACCGGGATCCCTGTGATGGTCGCCGAAGATCCGCTTACCTGTGTGGCCCGCGGCGGCGGTAAAGCACTGGAGATGATCGATATGCACGGCGGTGACCTGTTCTCAGAAGAAAACTAA